ATTGTAGCAGATGTCCACCCATAGCGGGCCACAGAGGATGCAGTACCCTGCTTTGATACCTAGAGGGCACCAAGTCTCAGAGCTGGGGCACTTTGTCCTCATACATTGGTGGTGGAGTAAGAGGCTCAATACTCATCCCTCCCGGCGGCTGAGAGTTATCCGTATTCTTCATATGGATCTTCTCTGATTTAATCCTCTGAATTTTAAGGGGAAGGAGATTGAGGCCTGTTCGCCTAGTGCGGTGGTTAGGCGCAGCAGCAGAGGAGGCAGGGTTAGCGGAAGTGGCTGTCATCTGAGTGACCGCTGATCCTTCGACCTCTATCTGCACACCGTCCACCAGGTCGTCGTAGGAAGGAAGCTGGGAGGAGCTGTGGCGCAGGTGGCTCTGGCGTATGGGCCACTGGCCGCTGCCCACTGCCTCCTCGTAGCTGGGCACGGTGTACCTCTGGGTTCGCTCCTCGGCCCTGTCGACATTCATACACTGACATGAATAACTGCGCTTTCATAATGGATTCTGTTTTTCTTTTACATTGTTGCTATTGTGTACTGTAGGCTATGCTGTGTGTACTATTAATTACAGTCCTGATGGTTTTGCAACGGTTGTCCAAATCAATGTGCGTTATGTGGAGTTTACGTCAGGGGGCTTTAAATGAAAAGTTACTAAAGAAAGCACTGTAGTAAGACTCAAAGTACATAAACATAGGTAAGCAATCTTTTTAGCAAATGCCCAGTGTTGGTGCAGACATCCGCTTCAGCCAAAGCAAAGTAATTCATATGATTGAACAAATCAACTAACTACTTGAATCAGCTGTACACATGTTAGAGCTTTGGCTGGtgcaaatgcccccccccccccccccccccccccgcacacacacacacacaggttgaagCGAAATTTCACCACTTTTCAACCACAtgttcatctccagcaccaccccaaaaTCAACATATGTGAGACGGTGGGTTTCTATGATTTGTAATAAACAAATATagaagatacagttgaagtcggaagtttacatacaccttagccaaatatattctcccaataagttgggtgaattttggcccattcctcctgacagagctggtgtaacggagtcaggattgtaggcctccttgctcgcacacgctttttcagttctgcccacaaagtttctataggatcgaggtcagggttttgtgatggccactccaatagcttgactttgttgtcattaagccattttgccacaactttggaagtatgcttggggtcattgtccatttagaagacccatttgcaaccaagctttaacttcctgacggatgtcttgagatgttgcttcaatatatccacataatttttctcccttatgatgccatctattttgtgaagtgcaatagaccctcctgcatcaaagcacccccacaacatgatgctgccaaccccgtgcttcaaggttgggatggtgttcttcggcttgcaagcatcccccttattcctccaaacataacgatggtcattatggacaaacagttccatttttgtttcatcagaccagaggacatttctccaaaaagtatgatctttgtccccatgtacagttgcaaaccgtagtatggctattttatggcggttttggagcagtggcttcttccttactgagcggcctttcaggttatgtcgatataggactcattttactgtggatatagttaTCTTtatacttgtttcctccagcatcttcacacggtcctttgctgttgttctgggattgatttgcacttttcgcacaaaagtaagttaatctctaggagacagaatgcagctccttcctgagcggtatgacagctgtgtggtcccaaggtgtttatacttgcgtactattgtttgtacatatgaacatggtaccttcaggcatttagaaattgctcccaaggatgaaccagacttgggaggtctacaatacatacagtatatgtaaacttccgacttcaactgtaagtgttttCCGATGACAATATCCGGAAACACTGATGA
This genomic stretch from Oncorhynchus kisutch isolate 150728-3 linkage group LG24, Okis_V2, whole genome shotgun sequence harbors:
- the LOC109869252 gene encoding transmembrane protein 51, whose amino-acid sequence is MRSTGTSGVPPNPPVARNHNNSPGNSGSQYALCALGVGLVALGIVMIVWSVVPSNTAGNNSGGTGGGNPKPDNRGRASSVAFVLVGAGVAMLMLSLCLGMRNKQREQALQEAQTLGADNVAASEEDGETAEERTQRYTVPSYEEAVGSGQWPIRQSHLRHSSSQLPSYDDLVDGVQIEVEGSAVTQMTATSANPASSAAAPNHRTRRTGLNLLPLKIQRIKSEKIHMKNTDNSQPPGGMSIEPLTPPPMYEDKVPQL